From the genome of Diabrotica virgifera virgifera chromosome 8, PGI_DIABVI_V3a:
aaaatgctaaatgactcaggtaaacctaattactttctccctcactttcccgttttcaaatccaactctactacttccactcgtatagttttcgatccaaacaataaatcgtctacgggaatctccctcagtgacgtcatagacaaaggttatgtcgtccaacatgaactttttgacattctcgctaagtttcgtcagtttaaattcgcactagtaggcgacatcaaggctatgttcctacaaatcgccatttgtcccactgaaacatttctgttaaattttctctttagggacaatattcagcagcctttacggtgctatcaatttcaaagattacccttcgggctcccaagtagcccatttatcgctcaaagagttatcaagcacatcgctgacaacaacaaacatacccacgaacttgctactagtgttctgcaagaatctatctatatggatgacctgatcagcggtgctgacagtcttcatgaattaagttgtcttttcgaacaattaacttctttgctagaaacccatggtttcctcctccacaagtggaactgcagttcttcagaatttctgtctcaacacaatttaaatcccgtctctgaagtcagtcttaacttcacgggatctgataaagtcttaggcatattctgggattcagaacgcgaccacttttcgtttaaaactcctatcttcaaattggctaatgttgttactaaacgtactattctctcctacattgctactttgtatgacccgctaggatggttatcccctgtccttgtgaacgctaagctcttgatacaggaaatatggtcccagaaattggactgggatcaacccattgactcacccatcattatgaaaaattggcaaaacctcttatcgacattcaaaactatagaagaggtcaaggtacctcgatgcttacttttacaaaagaaagttgttgatgttcaattaattattttcaccgacgcatcggaaaaaatatacagcacttgtgtgtatctcaaagcgacatactcagacttttctgtatcgtcgcggcttatcgcttctaaaaacaaaatttctccgctaaaaaataaactcaccatccccaaattggaactttgtggaatagtgttgggagtcactctggctcatagactttttcacatcttcaagaaaaatttgagtatatcttcatctcatctctttgctgactctacaattgccttgtcttggatactttctaaaaaacacatttggaacatttttgtacaaaacagaattcaaaaggtcaattccttgttggaaacttttccttgtgatttccatttcgtcagaagtcacgaaaacatcgctgaccccgcttccagagggataaatgtctttgataatccccagaccaccgaagactggttatgcggacctagctttattagagacaatcccatcgatttttctcttcatcaaattcctcattttcaggatgatcttcctgaattaaggaagttagttgtctcaaacatagcaacaaatcacgaactcaacgacacctttgaaaatctattcgctaaatcttcttcttttcgtaaaattcaaagaattgtcgcttatctttttagattcatcagtaatattaaaaagaaaataaataactctccacgagatacggatatattgacgccacccgaaatggagatcgctgatcacgcgatcatcaggtatatccaaagtatctactttaaaaaagagattcttgaattgaaaaatgctaaactcgtgaccaataaagccattcgtaaactcaaccccttcctacaacataatgatgggctgattcgtgtgggaggacgtctccgacacgcccccatatcgtataatcaaaaacaccccattctacttccttctaaatgtcgagttgtagaactaatcttgactcaagctcatcataagttattacattcaggcgcgcaaacagtactttcgtatgtcaaaatgaagtactggccaattgacggattaagacagattaaacgcttaattcgtaagtgtgtaaactgtttccgattcatgacacccaattctgttcaacagatggcagatatgcatcccgatcgtgtactccccactagacccttccaagtcgtctcagtggactatggggggttcttcttaattaagtcctcacatttgaggaaggcaccgctttacaaagcatacgtagcctatttcatttgcatgagcactaaatgtgttcatatcgaactcgtcacaggattaagcgcagaagcctatattcttactctgaaaaggtttattgccagaagatccacgcccagtattatttggagcgacaatgccacaaatttccatggggcaaaaaatgaaatgcgcgaattctatgattttttcttaaatcaaaataattcggaacagattaaggaattctgtactcaaaactccataactttcaagatgggtgttccccgcaacccccatcaattcggcctccatgaggtaggaataaagagtgtgaagtatcacctctatcgaattataggaaattcccacttcacctttgaagcgtttaacacagtattatgccaaatcgaggctattctaaattcgagacccatcactaggatgtcgtctgacgccaatgacttcgctttcctatctccagctcacttcttagttcaaagaagtttaaccgcgccccctgaaccaagtgtttcagagatacctgaaaataggttgaatctttttcagcgtattagtaaaattcaacagcaattttggaaattgtggaaaaaagactatctttgcctcctgcagcaaagaaataaatggaccgaccctactgaccctgtcaagatcggggatttggttctgttgaaggaggatggtactcctccactcttatggccaactgccagggtaatagatgtattgcctggtaaggatggtctagttcgtactgtcaagattcacactactcacggtgattttcttcgtggtattacgaaaatcgctgtgattcccctggaagattaaaatctatccctagggggaaaacttatcgttttcctccattttatcgttgttaccccttgtgtatataaactctaatttcttcaaacatttcttatcgttgtgcacatctttgccaatcccctctcttcgaggtgatataggccatctctctcgcctgtcgcccccggcaatatgtacaataaatatattatacacggctcactaaaataattagttacgcccctgtactactgattacttaaaattcaagtagtatttatgtaacctttctggaaactccaggttattgttgagactcgcatttgaacccctcgccggggcagatcgtcaaaagcttcctaacgagaatcatctctaatctatcgacgctcccgctattcgtaaaaaggccgcattttaccggctttttttgctatcgttttataccgctcagataattcaatctgctcagtattatcgacgatgatttatttagcgtattagtgagtgccttacaaatgaaccaaatggattatggaattcaatcagagctctgatgtgacacgtcatcaaggaataaaactgtaagtactctacatgtatgtgaacataacttattagtcgtgatactgtatgcattttgaaccatatacctctcgtagcaaatattctttgtgccatttatgcagataatactttaaattacatatgaaaaatcgttatctactcttaaccagcttacctatgggaatatactctataaccgtacaataagtataggttactattgttaaggatactttacgtattgcctaaacagaAACGTTGAGCTCGAATATTTTGTTCCGGTTTTGATGTCATTGCCGGTTAAACATTTATGATCGGAAGTTTGgcaaaaattactcaaaattaatgaaatcgtatatcaattgACTTAAAGTTACATGAaaagttcaaatatcgacttccagttctacttccgGTAACGTTGGGCGAAAACCTAGAATTTACGAAGTCAAACTTGTTTTAGTGGATTAGTTATCTATAGTTATCCCAGAGAACaatagttctcgccagtggcgcacaatctccgtacatgcgaca
Proteins encoded in this window:
- the LOC126889995 gene encoding uncharacterized protein LOC126889995, with product MEIADHAIIRYIQSIYFKKEILELKNAKLVTNKAIRKLNPFLQHNDGLIRVGGRLRHAPISYNQKHPILLPSKCRVVELILTQAHHKLLHSGAQTVLSYVKMKYWPIDGLRQIKRLIRKCVNCFRFMTPNSVQQMADMHPDRVLPTRPFQVVSVDYGGFFLIKSSHLRKAPLYKAYVAYFICMSTKCVHIELVTGLSAEAYILTLKRFIARRSTPSIIWSDNATNFHGAKNEMREFYDFFLNQNNSEQIKEFCTQNSITFKMGVPRNPHQFGLHEVGIKSVKYHLYRIIGNSHFTFEAFNTVLCQIEAILNSRPITRMSSDANDFAFLSPAHFLVQRSLTAPPEPSVSEIPENRLNLFQRISKIQQQFWKLWKKDYLCLLQQRNKWTDPTDPVKIGDLVLLKEDGTPPLLWPTARVIDVLPGKDGLVRTVKIHTTHGDFLRGITKIAVIPLED